A single window of Burkholderiales bacterium DNA harbors:
- a CDS encoding type II toxin-antitoxin system VapC family toxin, which produces MDTNVLSALMQRSPDAVVTAWLDRQPAESVWITSITLFETRLGIAILPVGRRRQALQSAFAQLLEEDLQNRVLDFDAASATEAANLAAERRRRGRPVDMRDTQIGGIALARRASLATRNVRHFADLKVSVIDPWAA; this is translated from the coding sequence TTGGACACGAACGTGCTGTCGGCTCTCATGCAGCGCTCGCCTGACGCGGTCGTGACCGCATGGCTGGACCGGCAGCCGGCGGAGTCGGTGTGGATCACGAGCATTACGCTATTCGAAACGCGTCTCGGGATTGCAATTCTGCCGGTGGGCCGACGGCGCCAGGCGCTGCAATCCGCGTTTGCGCAGCTGCTCGAAGAAGATCTGCAGAATCGGGTGCTGGATTTCGACGCGGCGTCTGCCACCGAAGCGGCGAATCTCGCGGCCGAACGACGGCGACGCGGGCGGCCCGTCGACATGCGTGACACTCAGATCGGCGGCATCGCACTCGCAAGGCGCGCGAGCCTGGCAACGCGGAATGTCAGGCACTTCGCCGATCTCAAAGTGTCCGTCATCGATCCGTGGGCCGCATGA
- a CDS encoding Arc family DNA-binding protein yields MAQVIVRDLEEDVKARLKRRAERNKRSMEEEIRQILRNAVREQSRHVGKLGSRIASRFAKTGLTGDLAELRGEEPRPADFGK; encoded by the coding sequence ATGGCTCAAGTGATCGTCCGTGATCTGGAAGAGGACGTGAAGGCGCGCCTCAAACGTCGCGCGGAGCGCAACAAGCGCAGCATGGAGGAAGAGATCCGGCAGATCCTCCGGAACGCTGTCAGGGAGCAGAGCAGGCACGTCGGTAAGCTCGGTTCTCGCATCGCGTCGCGCTTTGCGAAAACAGGACTGACCGGCGATCTGGCGGAACTGCGCGGCGAGGAGCCCAGGCCGGCTGACTTCGGCAAATGA
- a CDS encoding TauD/TfdA family dioxygenase, with the protein MTEVANRITINRLHPLFVAEVVGLDCTAPIAREDFRTIWEAFNEHQVLVFRGQRFDDESQIAFSRLFGDLETMIAHPGNDWNPGHISVMTNLGKDGDFLPLDHPAMIHRARNEDWHSDSSFKPVAALASLLASRIVPPVGGNTDFASGRAAYAALPEERKAQLEGLVALHRMTHRDMENDKGYNDEDKKKHVVTHPLLRTNPVNGRKALYVGSHAQEIVGMPVEEGARLIEELTAFVTQPQFVYSHHWRDGDAVMWDNRCTLHRATTFDRTKYKRKLHRTTIAGKSPDTAYAVMPG; encoded by the coding sequence ATGACCGAGGTCGCCAACCGCATCACCATCAACCGCCTGCATCCGCTCTTCGTCGCCGAAGTCGTCGGCCTCGACTGCACCGCGCCGATCGCGCGCGAAGACTTCAGGACGATCTGGGAGGCGTTCAACGAGCATCAGGTGCTCGTCTTCCGCGGCCAGCGCTTCGACGACGAGTCGCAGATCGCGTTCAGCCGCCTCTTCGGCGATCTGGAGACGATGATCGCGCACCCCGGCAACGACTGGAATCCGGGACACATCTCGGTGATGACGAACCTCGGCAAGGACGGCGACTTCCTGCCGCTCGACCATCCGGCGATGATCCATCGCGCGCGCAACGAGGACTGGCACAGCGACAGCTCGTTCAAGCCGGTGGCCGCGCTCGCGTCGCTCCTGGCGTCGCGCATCGTGCCGCCGGTGGGCGGCAACACCGATTTCGCGAGCGGGCGTGCGGCTTATGCCGCGCTACCCGAGGAGCGCAAGGCGCAGCTCGAAGGCCTGGTCGCTCTGCACCGCATGACCCATCGCGACATGGAGAACGACAAGGGTTACAACGACGAAGACAAGAAGAAGCACGTCGTCACACATCCGCTGCTTCGCACCAACCCGGTCAACGGCCGCAAGGCGCTCTACGTGGGCTCACACGCGCAGGAAATCGTCGGCATGCCGGTCGAGGAAGGCGCGAGGCTGATCGAAGAGCTGACTGCGTTCGTCACCCAGCCGCAGTTCGTCTACAGCCACCACTGGCGCGACGGCGACGCGGTGATGTGGGACAACCGCTGCACGCTGCACCGCGCGACGACGTTCGACCGCACCAAGTACAAGCGCAAGCTGCACCGGACGACGATCGCCGGCAAGTCGCCGGATACGGCGTACGCTGTGATGCCCGGATAG
- a CDS encoding tripartite tricarboxylate transporter substrate binding protein encodes MLRIAMLMLAAVIVTPSQGQTYPSKTVRWIVPLPPGGSTDLISRMLATRLAEAWKVPVVAENRPGAAGTIGLALVAKSPPDGYTIALAQTSNLAVAPGLYPKVGYDPSKDFAPITQVVSTPMLLVAHPSLPAKNVRGLIAIAKAKPNAISYASGGSGGQTHLPMELFAKSAGIRMVHVPYKGVGPALIALIGGEVAIGLSSVAAALPHVKSGKLRALAITSAKRYKGLPDVPAMAEDGVPGYDVTVWYGVVMPAGTPKEIVSRVHADVVQILRQPDVNERLTADAGEVVASTPEAFGAYIKSELGRWTKVIAETGAKAD; translated from the coding sequence ATGCTGCGAATCGCAATGCTGATGCTTGCGGCGGTGATCGTCACGCCGTCCCAGGGACAGACCTATCCGTCCAAGACCGTCCGCTGGATCGTCCCGCTGCCGCCCGGCGGCAGCACCGATCTCATCTCGCGCATGCTCGCGACCAGGCTCGCCGAGGCGTGGAAGGTGCCCGTCGTCGCCGAGAACCGGCCGGGCGCGGCGGGGACGATCGGTCTTGCGCTCGTCGCCAAGTCGCCGCCGGACGGCTACACGATCGCGCTCGCGCAGACGAGCAACCTCGCGGTCGCGCCGGGACTCTATCCGAAGGTCGGTTACGACCCGTCGAAAGACTTCGCGCCGATCACGCAGGTGGTGTCGACGCCGATGCTGCTGGTCGCGCATCCGTCGCTGCCGGCGAAGAACGTGCGCGGATTGATCGCGATCGCGAAGGCGAAACCGAACGCGATCTCGTATGCGTCGGGCGGCAGCGGCGGGCAGACGCATCTGCCGATGGAGCTTTTCGCGAAGTCGGCCGGCATCCGCATGGTGCACGTCCCGTACAAAGGCGTCGGTCCTGCGCTCATCGCGCTGATCGGCGGCGAGGTCGCGATCGGTCTCTCCAGCGTCGCGGCGGCGTTGCCGCACGTGAAAAGCGGCAAGCTGCGCGCGCTCGCGATCACCAGCGCGAAGCGCTACAAGGGCTTGCCCGACGTGCCGGCGATGGCCGAGGACGGCGTGCCGGGTTACGACGTGACCGTGTGGTACGGCGTGGTGATGCCGGCGGGCACGCCGAAAGAGATCGTCTCGCGCGTGCACGCCGACGTGGTGCAGATTCTGCGGCAGCCCGACGTCAACGAGCGCCTCACGGCCGACGCCGGCGAGGTCGTCGCGAGCACGCCGGAGGCGTTCGGGGCTTACATCAAGTCCGAGCTCGGGCGCTGGACGAAGGTCATCGCCGAGACCGGTGCGAAGGCCGACTGA
- a CDS encoding ABC transporter ATP-binding protein has translation MYFDLKLWALTAGLRGRIVVAAVLGLLALAAGIARFAFLGWFLALVFRSAPSSELAVPFMGVFAAILVRAALEHARTKLAHRTAARVQERLRAMLYDKIVALGPGWFAAERTGGVMLSIIDGVEQLQTFFGQYLPQLFISACAPFAIFAFMMWWDVPVASVMLAAAIVTLLLPSFLHKQNQRAAVARQKAFKSYGEEFLDAMQGLPTLKAFGQAKAYGRMLGAKARSLSDQTLWVLAASILTRGVTDVGMAVGAAAALVLGAYRVTHGEMGMEALLVVLMAGTEIFRPLRDLRTVLHQGMTGQSAAAGIRALLDEPVSAPSGGSTLPAQPERAIAFDEVSFAYPGVRDAALDKLSFSVAPGERVGVVGSSGAGKSSIVRLLLRLYDPQGGAVRIDGRDLRDIAPDAIRRDIAVVAQDTYLFYGTIEDNLRLGRPDATRDEIEAAARTANAHDFILALPDGYATVIGERGTRLSGGQRQRLAIARAVLRDSPILILDEALSSVDAENEAVIQEALDRLMRGRTTLILAHRLSSVIGADRILVLEHGRVVESGRHEELMRRDGPYRLLMGSQAAADQDVIAERAIEPGASAPATESPEVRVGPRPIDSDAANVGWRDTLLTLLRFIRPWRRQLAVTIVSGVGRVSAFIGVGVLGALVLAAVKGGAWPQSLVIALLVVAPLAGLLHWLESWLAHDMAYRLLAEMRIDLYEKLEALAPAYLLERRSGDLLALSTQDVETVEYFYAHTVAPAFVAVLVPGAVLVSLGFTAWPLALALLPFLLHAGLSPWIGRSRIDRMGSEARGALGALAAHVTETIQGLSELIAFEATQRRREELMTLVQRYQEKRLALLYDLSRQNEKLELATGFGGLAVAGLGAYLAASGALAPALLPLLILVSVAAFLPVSEIAQVGRQLADTIASTRRLHVVHAEPVRIVDGPIEPPARAGGSSLQFDGVRFTYPRRTAPALSGVSFDVPAGATVALVGPSGAGKTTIANLLLRFWDPEEGAVRIGGADLTQLTLDGLRRRIALVAQDTYLFNDTLEANVRLARPEATREEIGQALERAALSDFVSTLPEGLQTRVGERGVQLSGGQRQRIAIARAFLKDAPILILDEATSHLDTLSEARVRAALDALMVDRTTLVIAHRLSTIRAADLILVMDAGRVVESGTHAELLARRGFYARLVERQVTSVQRSYAQEI, from the coding sequence ATGTACTTCGATCTCAAGCTCTGGGCACTGACCGCGGGACTGCGCGGCCGCATCGTGGTCGCGGCCGTGCTGGGTCTCCTCGCACTCGCCGCGGGCATCGCGCGCTTCGCGTTCCTCGGCTGGTTCCTCGCGCTGGTGTTTCGTTCGGCGCCTTCGAGCGAGCTCGCCGTGCCGTTCATGGGCGTCTTCGCGGCGATCTTGGTCAGGGCCGCGCTCGAGCACGCGAGAACGAAGCTCGCGCATCGCACCGCGGCGCGGGTGCAGGAGCGCCTGCGCGCGATGCTCTACGACAAGATCGTCGCGCTGGGACCGGGCTGGTTCGCCGCCGAGCGCACCGGCGGCGTCATGCTGTCGATCATCGACGGCGTCGAGCAGCTCCAGACGTTCTTCGGCCAGTACCTGCCGCAGCTCTTCATCTCGGCGTGCGCGCCGTTCGCGATCTTCGCCTTCATGATGTGGTGGGACGTGCCGGTGGCGAGCGTGATGCTCGCCGCGGCGATCGTCACGCTGCTGCTCCCGAGCTTTCTCCATAAACAGAACCAGCGCGCCGCGGTCGCGCGCCAGAAAGCGTTCAAGTCGTACGGCGAGGAGTTCCTCGACGCGATGCAGGGGCTGCCGACGCTCAAAGCGTTCGGACAGGCGAAGGCGTACGGCCGCATGCTCGGCGCGAAGGCGCGGTCGCTCTCCGACCAGACGCTGTGGGTGCTCGCCGCGAGCATCCTCACCCGCGGCGTCACCGACGTCGGCATGGCGGTCGGCGCGGCGGCGGCGCTGGTGCTCGGCGCGTACCGGGTCACCCACGGCGAGATGGGCATGGAAGCGCTGCTCGTCGTGCTGATGGCGGGCACCGAGATCTTCCGGCCGCTGCGCGACCTGCGCACGGTGCTGCACCAGGGCATGACGGGACAATCGGCGGCGGCAGGCATCCGCGCCTTGCTCGACGAGCCGGTCTCTGCCCCCTCCGGCGGCTCGACGCTTCCGGCGCAGCCCGAACGCGCGATCGCTTTCGACGAGGTTTCGTTCGCCTATCCCGGCGTGCGCGACGCGGCGCTCGACAAGCTCTCGTTCTCGGTTGCGCCCGGCGAGCGCGTGGGCGTCGTCGGCTCGAGCGGCGCGGGCAAGTCCTCCATCGTGCGATTGCTGCTGCGGCTCTACGATCCGCAAGGCGGCGCGGTGCGCATCGACGGCCGCGACTTGCGCGATATCGCCCCCGACGCGATCCGCCGCGACATCGCGGTCGTCGCACAGGACACCTATCTCTTCTACGGCACGATCGAGGACAACCTGCGCCTCGGGCGACCCGATGCGACGCGCGACGAGATCGAAGCCGCCGCGCGCACCGCGAACGCGCACGACTTCATCCTCGCGCTGCCCGACGGCTACGCGACGGTCATCGGCGAGCGCGGCACGCGCCTCTCGGGCGGGCAGCGCCAGCGCCTCGCCATCGCGCGCGCGGTGCTGCGCGATTCGCCGATCCTGATCCTCGACGAAGCGCTTTCCTCGGTCGACGCCGAGAACGAAGCGGTGATCCAGGAAGCGCTCGACCGCCTGATGCGCGGGCGCACCACGCTCATCCTCGCGCACCGCCTGTCGAGCGTGATCGGCGCCGACCGCATCCTCGTGCTCGAGCACGGGCGCGTCGTGGAGAGCGGGCGCCACGAAGAGCTCATGCGGCGCGACGGACCGTATCGTTTATTGATGGGCTCGCAGGCGGCCGCCGATCAGGACGTGATCGCGGAGCGCGCGATCGAGCCGGGCGCTTCCGCACCGGCAACCGAATCGCCCGAAGTGCGCGTCGGGCCCCGCCCGATCGACAGCGACGCGGCAAACGTCGGCTGGCGCGACACGCTGCTCACGCTGCTGCGCTTCATACGGCCGTGGCGCAGGCAGCTCGCGGTGACGATCGTGTCGGGCGTCGGCCGGGTGTCCGCCTTCATCGGCGTGGGCGTGCTCGGCGCGCTCGTGCTCGCGGCGGTGAAAGGCGGGGCGTGGCCGCAGTCACTGGTGATCGCCCTGCTCGTCGTCGCGCCGCTCGCGGGCCTCCTGCACTGGCTCGAATCGTGGCTCGCGCACGACATGGCGTATCGCCTGCTCGCCGAGATGCGCATCGACCTCTACGAAAAGCTCGAGGCGCTCGCGCCGGCGTACCTGCTGGAGCGCCGCTCGGGCGATCTGCTCGCGCTGTCGACGCAGGACGTCGAGACCGTCGAATATTTCTATGCGCACACGGTCGCGCCCGCGTTCGTCGCGGTGCTCGTGCCGGGCGCGGTGCTCGTATCGCTAGGCTTCACCGCGTGGCCGCTCGCGCTGGCGCTGCTGCCGTTCCTGCTCCACGCCGGTCTTTCGCCGTGGATCGGGCGCTCGCGCATCGATCGCATGGGATCGGAAGCGCGCGGCGCCTTGGGCGCGCTCGCCGCGCACGTGACCGAGACCATACAGGGGCTGTCCGAGCTGATCGCGTTCGAGGCGACGCAGCGCCGCCGCGAGGAGCTGATGACGCTGGTGCAGCGCTACCAGGAGAAGCGGCTGGCGCTCCTCTACGACCTTTCGCGTCAGAACGAGAAGCTCGAGCTCGCGACCGGATTCGGCGGGCTCGCGGTTGCCGGTCTCGGTGCGTATCTCGCCGCGAGCGGCGCGCTCGCGCCGGCCCTGCTGCCGCTGCTCATCCTGGTGTCGGTCGCGGCGTTCCTGCCGGTGTCCGAGATCGCGCAGGTCGGGCGGCAGCTCGCCGACACCATCGCCTCGACGCGCCGGCTCCATGTCGTCCATGCGGAGCCCGTGCGCATCGTCGACGGTCCGATCGAGCCGCCGGCGCGCGCGGGCGGGTCGTCGCTGCAGTTCGACGGCGTGCGATTCACCTATCCGCGGCGCACCGCGCCGGCGCTGTCGGGCGTTTCGTTCGACGTGCCCGCCGGTGCGACCGTCGCTTTGGTCGGCCCGTCCGGCGCGGGCAAGACGACGATCGCGAACCTGCTGCTGCGCTTCTGGGATCCCGAAGAAGGCGCGGTGCGCATCGGCGGCGCCGATCTGACGCAGCTCACGCTCGACGGGCTGCGCCGCCGCATCGCGCTGGTCGCGCAGGACACCTACCTCTTCAACGACACGCTGGAAGCGAACGTCAGGCTCGCGCGCCCCGAGGCGACACGCGAAGAGATCGGGCAGGCGCTGGAGCGCGCGGCGCTGTCCGATTTCGTCTCTACGCTGCCGGAGGGCTTACAGACGCGCGTCGGAGAGCGCGGCGTGCAGCTTTCGGGCGGACAACGCCAGCGCATCGCGATCGCGCGCGCGTTCCTCAAGGATGCGCCGATCCTCATCCTCGACGAGGCGACGTCCCACCTCGACACCCTGAGCGAAGCGCGCGTGCGCGCCGCGCTCGATGCGCTGATGGTCGACCGCACGACGCTCGTGATCGCGCATCGCCTGTCGACCATACGCGCGGCCGACCTCATCCTCGTGATGGACGCAGGGCGCGTGGTGGAAAGCGGCACCCACGCCGAGCTGCTCGCGCGCCGCGGCTTCTATGCGCGGCTCGTCGAGCGGCAGGTGACGAGCGTCCAGCGCAGCTACGCGCAGGAAATCTGA
- a CDS encoding MFS transporter produces MSTAHSTDSPYAFARLAVALALATIGATGMYIVPVVLPNVQAEFGVARADAATPYSMLMIGFGVGGLMMGRLADRYGIVAPLFISSVALGLGFALAGTSESIWTFTLAHGLLIGFLGCSAMFAPLIADTSLWFARRRGIAVAICASGNYLGGTIWPGVVQHFVESVGWRHTYFGLGAFCFVAIASLALFMRQRPPTLAAAASTHREAATAMPFGLAPWKGQTLLCIAGVACCVAMSMPQVHIVAYCADLGYGAARGAEMLSVMMGFGIVSRLVSGIVCDRIGGLRTLLLGSFLQGVALLLFLPFDSLMSLYVIAALFGLFQGGIVPSYAIIIREYFPAKDTGMRVGLVMMCTLGGMALGGWMSGRIFDVTGSYHAAFVNGVAWNLLNLTIACTLMWRSQRRVRSTVPA; encoded by the coding sequence ATGAGCACAGCGCACAGCACCGATTCCCCGTACGCGTTCGCACGCCTCGCGGTCGCGCTCGCCCTCGCCACCATCGGCGCGACCGGCATGTACATCGTCCCGGTCGTGCTGCCGAACGTGCAGGCCGAGTTCGGCGTCGCCCGCGCCGACGCGGCGACGCCGTATTCGATGTTGATGATCGGCTTCGGCGTCGGCGGGCTGATGATGGGACGGCTCGCCGACCGCTACGGCATCGTGGCGCCGCTCTTCATCAGCTCGGTGGCGCTGGGTCTGGGCTTCGCGCTCGCCGGCACCAGCGAGAGCATCTGGACGTTCACGCTGGCGCACGGCCTCTTGATCGGCTTCCTCGGCTGCTCGGCGATGTTCGCGCCGCTCATCGCGGACACGTCGCTGTGGTTCGCGCGCCGCCGCGGCATCGCGGTAGCGATCTGCGCGAGCGGCAACTATCTCGGCGGAACCATCTGGCCCGGGGTGGTGCAGCATTTCGTCGAGTCGGTCGGCTGGCGCCATACCTACTTCGGGCTCGGCGCGTTCTGCTTCGTGGCGATCGCGTCGCTCGCACTCTTCATGCGGCAGCGTCCGCCGACGCTGGCCGCGGCCGCGTCGACGCACCGCGAGGCGGCGACGGCGATGCCTTTCGGGCTCGCGCCGTGGAAAGGACAAACCCTGCTCTGCATCGCGGGCGTCGCGTGCTGCGTGGCGATGTCGATGCCGCAGGTCCACATCGTCGCGTACTGCGCCGACCTCGGTTACGGCGCGGCGCGCGGCGCGGAGATGCTGTCGGTCATGATGGGATTCGGCATCGTGAGCCGGCTGGTGTCGGGAATCGTCTGCGACAGGATCGGGGGGCTGCGAACGCTGCTGCTGGGCTCGTTCCTGCAGGGGGTCGCGCTGCTCCTCTTCCTGCCGTTCGACTCGCTGATGTCGCTCTACGTGATCGCCGCGCTGTTCGGGCTCTTCCAGGGCGGCATCGTGCCCTCGTACGCGATCATCATCCGGGAGTACTTTCCCGCGAAGGACACGGGCATGCGCGTCGGCCTCGTCATGATGTGCACCCTCGGCGGCATGGCGCTCGGCGGCTGGATGTCGGGCCGCATCTTCGATGTGACGGGCTCGTATCACGCCGCGTTCGTGAACGGCGTAGCGTGGAACCTGCTCAACCTCACGATCGCGTGCACGCTGATGTGGCGCTCCCAGCGCCGCGTCAGGTCTACCGTCCCTGCGTAG
- a CDS encoding tripartite tricarboxylate transporter substrate binding protein, whose protein sequence is MNAGTHTRIAAFLAATVVAAAPGAQGQTQAASSFDKGSKGSGQAYPNKPIRMTVASGPGGGLDLVARLVAAPIGESLHQNVVVDNRPGASGSIAAEVCAIAAPDGYTLMVLSASLVVYGVVHKTRYDLLRDFDAVSQIAQSPYLLTIYPGLPVHSVKELVAYAKANSGKINYASTGPASLAHLSGELFAMKTGTQLVHVPYKGVGAGLPDMLSGRTQMSFLSGGSVSAQIRQQKLKPLAVASAQRSKLNPDLPTMIESGVPDFVVTQWHGLLAPRGTPRAIVDRLQGEVVKAVQRPEVSSRLALDGTEPVASSSKEFAAFLRSERDQWAKVAKAARIQAD, encoded by the coding sequence GTGAACGCAGGAACGCACACCCGCATCGCCGCTTTTCTCGCGGCGACCGTCGTCGCCGCCGCGCCGGGCGCGCAGGGGCAGACTCAGGCAGCTTCGTCCTTCGACAAAGGCTCAAAAGGCTCAGGACAGGCGTATCCGAACAAGCCGATCCGCATGACCGTGGCTTCCGGTCCCGGCGGCGGGCTCGACCTCGTCGCGCGCCTCGTCGCCGCGCCGATCGGCGAGTCGCTCCACCAGAACGTGGTCGTGGACAACCGTCCCGGCGCGAGCGGGAGCATCGCCGCCGAAGTCTGCGCGATCGCGGCGCCGGACGGTTACACCCTGATGGTGCTCTCCGCGAGCCTCGTCGTGTACGGCGTGGTGCACAAGACGCGCTACGACCTGCTGCGCGACTTCGACGCGGTATCGCAGATCGCGCAGAGCCCGTACCTCCTCACCATCTATCCCGGCCTGCCGGTGCACTCGGTGAAAGAGCTGGTCGCGTATGCGAAAGCGAATTCGGGCAAGATCAACTACGCGTCCACGGGGCCGGCTTCGCTCGCGCACCTGTCGGGCGAGCTCTTCGCGATGAAGACCGGAACCCAGCTGGTGCACGTCCCGTACAAAGGCGTCGGCGCGGGCTTGCCCGACATGCTCTCGGGCCGCACGCAGATGAGCTTTCTCTCCGGCGGCTCGGTGTCGGCGCAGATCCGGCAGCAGAAATTGAAGCCGCTCGCCGTCGCGAGCGCGCAACGCTCTAAGCTGAACCCCGATCTGCCGACGATGATCGAATCGGGCGTCCCCGATTTCGTCGTGACGCAGTGGCACGGCTTGCTCGCGCCGCGCGGCACGCCGCGCGCGATCGTCGATCGGCTGCAGGGCGAAGTGGTGAAAGCGGTGCAGCGTCCGGAGGTCTCGTCGCGGCTCGCGCTCGACGGCACCGAGCCGGTCGCGAGCTCGTCGAAGGAGTTCGCGGCGTTCCTGCGCAGCGAGCGCGACCAGTGGGCGAAGGTCGCGAAGGCGGCCAGGATACAGGCGGATTGA